GATAAATTGCAAGTGTTGAGCAGTACAAGATTGAAGCTTTAGccaaatgaaatgaaactgCTGTCTGCTGGTAGTAGTTGTAGCAGGATCAGCTTCCCTTTATGACTTTATTGGTAGTGGACAACAATTTTTCGCTCAACATCAAAGccaataattgatatattttttttaattaataatttacacATATTGATTATTTGATAATAGTGATGATGCGCTTGAATCTCAACCCATCCAAATTATTTGAGCTTAATttgatatcattattttaatgagtcatatttattaattttaatttttatatattaaaaaaatatttgtttatatttttaaaaaatatattaaaatataaaatctcattatttaaattaaaaaaataaattaaaacagcGCTGCAGATTATGTCAATATGAATTTCAAGTGAGatataaactttcttttaaatttaaaagttatttactaaaaaacagacttgcaaaaataatttcgagtacattaattttaaatatgtaatgtaaaatattaggAATAGAACTTACCCAATAAGTAAATAAGCCAAcaatttttaaagataaataagctGGACAAAGACACATCTGtatcgatatatatatatagcacaaATATCGCATAAATTattgttagttatattaaattataaaaaccaacttaattataattatatgattatcactTCACTCAtgaaaatcattaatttaaataaattcaatgtcTAATCGAGTCAATAACAtttgaatagataaatataattttgataaaatatgataccaaaattgcaattttctaaaGAAACATCATATCTCCTCGTCTTTAATGTTTATTGATCAAGAATACAACAAGAGATATTCATCTCATGTGCAAATGAAGTGCAGTAGTAGGACAGTGATTTGGACCTGATTTGCAATTCATTTCATCCTTGCCCTTACTAATTACCATAAACTTGTGGAAACTCAGTTCTCACAGATATAGGGATCTTGACTTCATGCTTTCCGTCACTCCAAGTCAAGCTTCCAAAGTAGTACTCCGTGGTGATGTTGTGCAGTGTGGTTATTTTGACCTTGAAGCTCATCTCCCTGACCTCAGGACTGAACTGCAAATGCTTAGGATTCACTTTCACAACAGTGCCGAGAGGCGGGACGACAACGGCTTCGTACTTTGAGTTTTCATCTCCAACATTTGTGACAGTTTTTCTTATAGTAACTGACCCTTTAAGGTTTGGAACTGTAATTGAAGGAAGGTTCAAGTCTAGTACAGAGTTGCTCGATTTCTTACAGGATTTGGGCCGTCCTGTAAGCTGATTGATGTCGGTTTCACTATAACCCATAGCACAGAGATAATTCACATAGTCTTGAGTTCCTATGTCGTACACTAGGCCGGGAGTTCTTGCTGCGTTCGGGTTGACAAGTCCACCACCGTAGTCGAATGGATCGGCCAGCTTTGGTATCTGTCCCTTTGCAAAAATGGGCTCTCCAGAGTAAGGGTCCATCGTCCATGCTGCACGTTTGTTTATGTTGAAACGAGTTAATGGAGATGGTGATTTAGGCATGTCGAAAAACGTTGagttaattagtaaacaaCCTGTTGTGACAAGTGCTGACTTTATAGCAGCCAGAGACCAATGTGGGTGCAAGGATTTGAGGAGAGCTGCAATTCCTGCTATATGAGGGGCCGCCATGGACGTTCCTGAGTCAAAGCTGTATCCCTGTGGACTTAATGTGGTCGGAACGTACGCTGCTAATACATCAACTCCTGGTGCTGCTATCTCGGGCTGTACCATCAAAGAACATTTGAGAAAACAGATACACTCCAGTTCAACGTGTACAGGTCGGTGTATGGACAGATACCTTCAGAACTGCTGGAGAAAGAGAATTAGGGCCTCGTGATGAGAACGATGCTATGTAGGTGGAGGCTTGGTTGCCAAAATATGTCTTTGTCGGCTTCAGACGGACCACAGGATCCCTTTTTGCAATAGTTGGCCAACATCTTATGTTACTTTAGAAGTCTACAACTAGAATAACAAGGTTTGTGATCAATGTAACATGCATAGTTACCTTGTAAAACGGATGTAATTCAGTATCTGTGTAGCGATGTCAAAAGTCACTAAAATTAATGGGAAGCTACTGTAATATGGAGACAATGCGACAACGGTTTTTTTGGTTGCAATAAGCCCCAATGCACCGGCTTCCTGGACAGTTGATGCTGCTCTGATTATATCATCCTCACTTCCTTCTACAGTGAAGCAGAGCACCACTTTTCCAGCTACCCACGTATCATTTGCTGTTATGTATTCACAATACCTACACAAATAACATGTTCAATAGGAATGCAGCAGCctttatgagaaaaaaaacatcaatcTTTCTATTTccagaaattaattttgattcttaCCGCTCCCCACCTACGTCTCCTCTCTCTATGTAGGCCAATTTGAGGAAGCCGGTATCTTTGCCATCAAACATTGCCTGACCCTGCAAAACAGAACCACTAAGGCTCCAGTGTACAAAAATATCCAGGTTGTATGTAGTGATCCATTGAACTCACAGAATTGATCATAAATTACcgtgaaaacttgtttgtttCCCAGGACGATAGGAGTGGGAAATGACCTATCAATAGTACTAGCCGCGACAGATATGACCCATGGTGCTACATCCTCAACTGTTTGATATTCTGGACCTGAGTTTCCTGCCGAACATACCACTGTTATTCCATGTGCTACCGCGTGGAACGAGCCATAATAAATCACATCCAGTTTGTCTATTTCAGGATACAGAGGTAAATCAATGCCCAAGGATATCGATAAAACATCAACTCCATCATGGATGGCCTCATCAAAGGCTTTCAGAATGTCTACAGATGAAACGGCACCGCCAATCCAGCCCACCTTGTAGATGGCTAGCCGTGCTCGCGGTGCACCCCCTCGAGCCACGCCACCAGCCAGGCCCTGGAAGCTCACATTTCTTACAAACGAACCGCCTGCAATGCTGGCACAGTGCGTGCCATGACCTGCTGAGTCTCTGGTTGAGATGAACTCGTTAGCTTCTGTTGCATTAAATTCTCCATATGCAGCAAGAAACCCGTTGATGAAGTAGCGAGCCccgataatttttttgttgcaaTGCTGTTTCGGATTGAAGGCGTCTCCCGATGTGCAAAAGCCCTTCCATTTAGCAGGGATGGGGCCCAGGCCTTTGTCATTGAAAGATTCTGACTCTGGCCACACGCCTGTTTGCGATGTTATACATGATTTCAGCATTAGAAGACAATAAGACAGACTGTAAATCATTTGTAAAGaacacaagaaagaaaatcaaactcaAGACCCAATGTGGTACACAGAATGTTGTGCGCGAGTAAAATACTGGAAAATAACAAATCCACCCTTAGCAATGCAAAATCAGTAAAAACTGAAGCTAAAATATGTCACTCTGGCCGGTTCCACACTCCAACATTCACGTAGCAAACAAGCAATGAACCTGTGTCGAAGACGCCAATTATAGCACCATCGCCTTGGTTGGTATCGTGCAAAAGATTCGTGGTGGAATGAGGAGAGAGACCGAGGTAGTCCCAACTCCTCGTCGTGTGCATCTTGTATAAGCGGTTGGGCAGTACTTGAACCACGCCCGGTAACTCTACAACGTGCCAAGAGAAGAGATCATAATTTGAACTTGTAGTTATGGGCCTGAAATTCATGTGGATGTTTAATAGCTAGTTATACCCGCAATATATCGTGCCTGAGAGTCAGTCATCTTGGCAGCAAAACCAGAGAAGCCATGTCTGTAACTGTATATCATTGAATCCAGAGTTGCTTCTTTGCTGCACTTGCCATCATGAAAGCAATTACTCGCAAGAACAATGAGTTGATAAACATGATTGTTGATGTTTACCTTCCTAGAACTGAGGCCAGCATTTCATGGTGGGATTTCGTGACTAGCTCCACATCCTTGTGCTTCCTTTCTCCCATATACACAATATAAGCCTGTCTCAAATAaatcatcaatatcatataaattaatttcagcAAATTCAGACTAGCAAGAAATGAGAAACGGAAAGGCAGTACGATGTTTGGCTACTGACTTTGGTCCCACCACCTGCATCTTCATTGGCTGCAACGTTAGTTCTTGCAGCAGTGTACTGCAAAAGTAGTGTATAAACAGAAAGCCAGACAAGTGGAAGAACCAAGCTGCATTTGTTTCTACATGGAATTATAACCCTCATCTTTCCTTCACTTACAACTTCTCTCTCCTTTGATTTGCTACCAGCTTGGTAGCTATgtgcctatatatatatatatatgtcgacagacagacagagagagagagagtgatcATTCGAGGACACATCCAACTTTGAGTGGCTTAATCTTTACATAATTAGGTCTTTGttgggaaaaatacaatttcatcCCACATGTGATACAAGAATTAAATgagcaaaaacaaaattataaaaaattaaatagcaaattattccatatattttagaaaaagaagcaaatgaTTCATTATTTAAACCATTGATAGGGGTAATTTACtgattcttttttcacattagatatttgtttatttcacGTAACATAAGAttgtaaattacatttcaccCGATCTTTATTTTCTGATTGTATTTACACTATATGTGCCCCATATACGATAATGTGCAGAAAAATCAATGTGAATCTTTCAGTATAATTGTATTGCATGTCGCGTCATACTTGATatatacaaatgcatggcAAGAACATGAAATTTCtgttaaaatttcatatatttttatatacgtAACAAATATGCATCAATATATACAGCACATGAgtccaaaatataaaatcaatttataataaaaagttacaGAGGATTGCAGATTAATTATTAGGAGGCATGGTTGATGataagattaattattaaatggaTACATGGAATATTTGATTCagtgataaataattaagtagaGTGGTCCAGTCATAAAGTTGGAACCTTTTGCTTGGGGTGGAAATAATGGTTCTTTTATCAGGAAAACAACTGtaaacaaacaagaaactaTAAGCACCACATAATTTGGGAAAGCAAAGACAAATAATTGTAGTTGACCAATTGTAAATTATCTACacgtgatatatatatatatatatatatataatatgctCAAAGAGACGATagctggaaaaagaaaagctaagcttaattaacttttatttttttattaaaagaatatgcaAAATAATGAGTGCGCTACACATGAACACAccttcttttttaattgtaaaaatatttatacttttatttaaaaatctttcAATCCTCCTCCATATGAATCAAAAGTCCagatttttattgataaaaatgaaatatttcataCAAATCAATGGTCATGACCaacttattctttttaattaaatggtCCATATTCATTtcagatataaaaataatttttttttcatataaaaatatttgctcatttcacatatcacattaaataaattacatttaacctCAAATAATACAGTGTCAAGAAAATATCAGCTCAGATCTTCCACAGTAAATTGATGTTACATCTTGTATTGTACTCAACACAATATcgatttataataaaagatccGAAGTGAATAATTATCAACATAGACTTAGACTAAAGAAAGTAGAATCCAGGACTCATGACAACAACTGTTGGCATTGAGTGGACTAAATACTTGGCACTGTGAAAAACAAGCAAACAAGTCTGTGTAAGTCATGACAAGATGAAAGGAGAAGGTCTTTGTGATGAGGAATGGAGATGTAAttacaaaagaagaaatgatATGCACCATATAATGAGGGAACATAAAAAGACAGAATGATGGCAGATGCTCTCTAATTGTATAATGCCAATGTCGGGACTTGTGACCCTGCCCCATTTTTCATATACTTTCAAAGAGCACTCCAACTTCAATACTTCCATTCCATCcacaaattattacatattttcgAGTACTATTTTTCACATCATCTTTTGCTCAACTCAATTATTAAGTGGAAGGCAACATATATCAGACCGATTACATCGATTCACAGACCGAGTTATTCAGATTGTTTGCTTTCagacataattaaatttggagtAAGTTACATCAGTAGTTGTTGAAATTATGTTGAAATTACGGAAAATGACCAGTACATTTCATGTGATTGTGGTTGTAACCCattcaagataaaattttacaaaaaaaccCCTTTTGAggatgtacttgtaatttaccaaaatatatatgacataccaatcattaatataaacaaaaaaccaTAGCTCGTTACTTTTGGTGTTTATTTAACAGAGTAGGAAGATACTTGAGCAGAAGTTCCAAATGCAGTGCAATAATAATATGACACTGATTTACACCATGTTCTTGAGCGCTCCCATGTCATTCCTAATCAATTACCATAAACTTGTGGAAATTAACTCAGTCTTCACAGATACAGGGATCTTCACTGCATGCTTGTCTTCGGTCCGGTCAAGCTTCCAAAATAGTATGCTGCGGTGACCATATGTGATGTCGTGATCATGGcactaaatttcattttcttgactAGTGTCAGGCTGTGTTAAGGTGTGAAGATTGATTATATGTTGAAGAAGTCAAGGATGACTTCATGTTGTGGCTATAAATACTCTTGTTGGCATTGTTTTGTAGTGCAGAGCAGTGAAGAAAACATATAAGTTTTCTGTGTAATCGagagataaaagaaagagttgagacgagagtgagtgttgtctttcacgtgtggtgaagacttacatacaggtgtgtgtgtgttgtactcctcaattttcttcctctttgagt
This region of Sesamum indicum cultivar Zhongzhi No. 13 linkage group LG4, S_indicum_v1.0, whole genome shotgun sequence genomic DNA includes:
- the LOC105160279 gene encoding subtilisin-like protease SBT3.9, with the translated sequence MRVIIPCRNKCSLVLPLVWLSVYTLLLQYTAARTNVAANEDAGGGTKAYIVYMGERKHKDVELVTKSHHEMLASVLGSKEATLDSMIYSYRHGFSGFAAKMTDSQARYIAELPGVVQVLPNRLYKMHTTRSWDYLGLSPHSTTNLLHDTNQGDGAIIGVFDTGVWPESESFNDKGLGPIPAKWKGFCTSGDAFNPKQHCNKKIIGARYFINGFLAAYGEFNATEANEFISTRDSAGHGTHCASIAGGSFVRNVSFQGLAGGVARGGAPRARLAIYKVGWIGGAVSSVDILKAFDEAIHDGVDVLSISLGIDLPLYPEIDKLDVIYYGSFHAVAHGITVVCSAGNSGPEYQTVEDVAPWVISVAASTIDRSFPTPIVLGNKQVFTGQAMFDGKDTGFLKLAYIERGDVGGERYCEYITANDTWVAGKVVLCFTVEGSEDDIIRAASTVQEAGALGLIATKKTVVALSPYYSSFPLILVTFDIATQILNYIRFTRDPVVRLKPTKTYFGNQASTYIASFSSRGPNSLSPAVLKPEIAAPGVDVLAAYVPTTLSPQGYSFDSGTSMAAPHIAGIAALLKSLHPHWSLAAIKSALVTTAWTMDPYSGEPIFAKGQIPKLADPFDYGGGLVNPNAARTPGLVYDIGTQDYVNYLCAMGYSETDINQLTGRPKSCKKSSNSVLDLNLPSITVPNLKGSVTIRKTVTNVGDENSKYEAVVVPPLGTVVKVNPKHLQFSPEVREMSFKVKITTLHNITTEYYFGSLTWSDGKHEVKIPISVRTEFPQVYGN